A stretch of the Aegilops tauschii subsp. strangulata cultivar AL8/78 chromosome 4, Aet v6.0, whole genome shotgun sequence genome encodes the following:
- the LOC109754790 gene encoding putative flavin-containing monooxygenase FMO GS-OX-like 11, with protein MPSSRVAVIGEGAAGLVATRELRREGHAAVVFERAVAVGGTWLYDEAASADPLGAGGVHGSLHASLRTNLPHECMGFLDFPFLADEGSSSSDPRRFPGHQEVLRVDINLSVSTLDFLLYFLDPHKDGHMHDGYLHADRLSTETC; from the coding sequence ATGCCATCGTCGCGCGTCGCCGTGATCGGCGAGGGGGCGGCCGGCCTGGTGGCCACGCGCGAGCTGCGGCGGGAGGGCCACGCGGCCGTCGTCTTCGAGCGCGCCGTGGCCGTGGGCGGCACCTGGCTCTACGACGAGGCCGCCTCGGCGGACCCGCTCGGCGCCGGCGGCGTCCACGGGAGCCTCCACGCGTCCCTCCGCACCAACCTGCCTCACGAGTGCATGGGCTTCCTCGACTTCCCCTTCCTCGCCGATGAGGGCTCCAGCTCCAGTGATCCGCGCAGGTTCCCCGGGCACCAGGAGGTGCTCCGTGTTGATATTAACCTCAGTGTATCTACACTtgattttttgctttatttcctTGATCCACATAAGGACGGTCATATGCATGATGGATATTTGCATGCTGATCGTCTCTCAACAGAAACGTGCTGA